Proteins encoded within one genomic window of Pristiophorus japonicus isolate sPriJap1 unplaced genomic scaffold, sPriJap1.hap1 HAP1_SCAFFOLD_1126, whole genome shotgun sequence:
- the LOC139241700 gene encoding ETS domain-containing transcription factor ERF-like, whose translation MGLTLKDCPESTGLGIKGFAFPDWAYKPESSPGSRQIQLWHFILELLRKDEYHDVIAWQGDYGEFVIKDPDEVARLWGVRKCKPQMNYDKLSRALR comes from the exons ATGGGATTGACGCTGAAAGATTGTCCTGAGTCTACAGGCCTGGGAATCAAGG GCTTCGCCTTCCCGGACTGGGCCTACAAGCCGGAGTCGAGTCCCGGATCCCGGCAGATCCAGCTCTGGCACTTCATCCTGGAGCTGCTGAGGAAGGACGAGTACCACGATGTTATCGCCTGGCAGGGAGACTACGGGGAGTTTGTCATCAAGGACCCCGATGAGGTGGCCAGGCTGTGGGGCGTCCGCAAGTGCAAGCCGCAGATGAACTATGACAAGCTGAGCCGGGCCCTCCG